In one Anticarsia gemmatalis isolate Benzon Research Colony breed Stoneville strain chromosome 9, ilAntGemm2 primary, whole genome shotgun sequence genomic region, the following are encoded:
- the LOC142975462 gene encoding proton-coupled amino acid transporter-like protein pathetic → MNDEKQPLLTGPSNSIDIVEQSVELVAEPVSASREKPKGDYHPAAERCLEHPTSNFDTLIHLLKGNIGTGILAMPDAFKNAGLVIGVFGTLIMGAICTHCMHVLVQCAHELCIRSQKPALSFSEVVEDSFASGPASLRPYAKTMKNIVNIFLVITQLGFCCVYFLFVATNLEDTMRFFHINLSVHHYLALLFPLILALAMVKNLKYLTPVSLIASIMTAWGLVITFYYIFQDLPPTNTVKAFSSWHQLPLYFGTAIYAFEGIGVVLPLENNMKTPEDFGGWNGVLNTGMVIVAALYTAIGFFGYLKYGEHVKGSITLNLPSSLLAQSVRAVMAASIFLSYGLQFYVPMNIVWPFVKSKLTSEQALKHGEAVTRFILITITFLAAAVIPNLSGIISLVGAFSSSALALIFPPLIEIMTCWPDQLGQNNWKLWKDIVIIIFGFTGFVFGTFINVKNIFFHD, encoded by the exons atgaacGATGAAAAGCAGCCACTGCTCACGGGACCCAGTAATTCAATTGATATTGTTGAACAATCTGTAGAATTAGTAGCTGAGCCCGTTTCGGCGTCTCGTGAAAAACCCAAAGGGGATTACCATCCCGCTGCGGAAAGATGCTTGGAACATCCGACTTCAAATTTCGATACCCTAATCCATCTACTGAAGGGCAATATCGGCACTGGCATACTTGCGATGCCAGATGCTTTCAAAAATGCTGGTCTAGTAATCG GTGTCTTTGGTACATTAATAATGGGTGCTATTTGCACTCACTGCATGCATGTGCTGGTGCAATGTGCCCATGAGCTCTGCATCAGGAGTCAGAAACCAGCATTGAGTTTCTCTGAAGTGGTTGAAGACTCTTTTGCATCAGGACCTGCTTCTTTGAGACCATATGCTAAGACCATGAA gaatattgtcaatatatttttggtaataacACAGTTGGGATTTTGTTgtgtatactttttatttgttgctaCTAACCTTGAAGATACAATGCGTTTTTTCCATATAAATTTAAGTGTACATCATTACTTGGCTTTATTGTTTCCACTGATACTTGCCCTGGCTATGgtgaagaatttaaaatatttgacgcCAGTATCACTGATCGCATCTATAATGACTGCTTGGGGCCTTGTGATAactttttactatatatttcaAGATTTGCCACCCACAAATACTGTAAAAGCATTTTCCAGTTGGCATCAGCTACCTTTGTATTTTGGCACGGCCATATACGCTTTTGAAGGTATTGGAGTG GTATTGCCACTGGAAAACAATATGAAAACGCCAGAGGACTTTGGCGGGTGGAACGGTGTATTGAATACTGGTATGGTCATTGTAGCCGCATTGTATACTGCGATTGGATTTTTCGGATATTTGAAATACGGTGAACATGTTAAAGGCAGCATAACGTTAAATCTACCAAGCTCTTT ATTAGCACAAAGTGTCCGGGCAGTAATGGCAGCTTCGATATTTCTATCGTACGGTCTCCAGTTCTACGTGCCAATGAATATTGTGTGGCCGTTCGTAAAATCAAAGTTGACGTCTGAACAAGCTCTTAAACACGGAGAGGCAGTAACCCGATTCATTCTCATCACGATAACat TTTTGGCAGCCGCCGTAATACCAAACTTGAGTGGGATCATTTCTCTTGTCGGCGCTTTCAGTAGCTCAGCACTCGCTCTCATCTTCCCACCTCTAATAGAAATTATGACATGTTGGCCCGACCAGCTCGGTCAAAACAACTGGAAATTGTGGAAAGATATCGTTATAATCATTTTCGGCTTCACAGGTTTCGTCTTTGGTACTTTCattaatgtaaaaaacattttttttcatgattAA
- the senju gene encoding UDP-galactose transporter senju isoform X1, with amino-acid sequence MKQFSSLFPNKEAFIIFALYIILFVFQGVFVTASKTENGGYDYNTTLVVFLSEVLKLTASALIYTYKKDYLLHKNKTYSAVYVKKPQLITAICIHYKLLLLYFIPSLLYCFYNNLAFINLSHYDPTSYYILLQFRVVLTALLFQCLFKKNLTYMQWVSLGILTLGCMIKNFDAASIQSKGDTDLWSQLFNIYFLSINFQNFCSCLAGTYNEYLLKNQGSDVDIFLQNVFMYLDSVICNFFILMFKGELGTIVDDFEALGDIFVLLIIVNSAVVGIVTSFFLKNLNSILKTYASALELVITAVVCYMLFNIVITGFTVLSICLVSIAVAMYFKNPVSNVNPNITDSKDKEPLLEVTSK; translated from the exons ATGAAACAATTCTCTAGCTTGTTTCCCAATAAAGaggcttttattattttcgctTTGTACATTATACTCTTCGTATTTCAAG GTGTGTTTGTAACAGCATCTAAGACAGAAAATGGCGGCTATGACTACAATACCACTCTTGTGGTATTTTTATCAGAAGTGCTCAAGCTTACTGCATCGGCATTAATTTACACATATAAAAAGGA CTACTTACTACATAAGAATAAAACTTATTCCGCTGTTTATGT CAAAAAACCACAGTTAATTACAGCAATATGTATACACTACAAACTGCTGCTGCTGTACTTCATTCCGTCATTGCTATACTGTTTCTACAACAACCTGGCATTCATAAACTTGTCACATTATGATCCCACTTCTTACTACATATTGCTACAGTTCAGGGTGGTTTTAACAGCACTACTATTTCAG tGTTTGTTCAAGAAAAATTTAACATACATGCAATGGGTATCACTAGGAATCTTAACACTTGGATGTATGATCAAGAATTTCGATGCAGCATCAATTCAATCCAAAGGCGACACTGACTTGTGGTCacaactatttaatatttacttccTGTCAATTAATTTCCAAAATTTCTGCTCATGTCTCGCCGGAACATATAACGAATATTTACTGAAGAATCAAGGCTCCGACGTCGACATATTCTTACAAAACGTTTTCATGTACTTAGATTCTGTTATATGTAACTTTTTCATATTAATGTTCAAGGGTGAACTGGGCACGATTGTTGACGATTTCGAAGCTTTAGGTGACATCTTCGTGCTCCTTATTATAGTGAACAGTGCTGTAGTAGGTATAGTAACAAGCTTCTTCTTGAAGAACTTAAActctattttaaaaacttatgcAAGTGCATTAGAGTTGGTTATAACAGCTGTAGTGTGTTATATGTTATTCAATATTGTGATTACAGGATTTACAGTGTTATCTATTTGTCTAGTCAGTATTGCAGTCGCAATGTATTTCAAAAACCCGGTCAGTAATGTTAATCCGAATATAACAGATTCTAAGGATAAGGAACCACTTTTGGAAGTTACTTCTAAGTAG
- the TBC1D23 gene encoding TBC1 domain family member 23: protein MAGDEDDSTWLIELESALLDGCSAQEINVLTKGKKIPESLRPDVWLLCLSCQEAGNQLLSFDEIFDLTNQNELRDDVKKFVKRLGNDDDDKLSVISDIESIITFYCKSKSINYSANNGWIEILLPLLSLKLPRSDTYNLFEKILKLYIPKGCVKNGVPFHILRLILQYHDPELCSFLDTKRITPEQYCLPWLRSLFAGTCTLEVVLFMWDLYFQRSDPFFIFFLCLIMIVNAREQLLQMKNEDKESIIQTLIEMPGDLEANDVSDFCSLAHYYSLKTPQSFREDVLEVLFSDSLLEINSKLYSQALCLPVAVHELIESATLDSSNGDSVKFFLVDCRPAEQYNAGHLSTAFHLDCNLMLQEPSAFNTAVQGLLNAQRQALAAGSLAAGEHLCFVGSGRTEEDSYAHMVVASFLKRNTKHVSMLEGGFVAIHDYFGPHMTDCLEEHNPSTCLVCAPNNNNEGAETHQTKIRDNMPAKQLFSKLSSAMKAKSQEVKGKLIEYIVNPNSNYNNGEWHVSAGDRKEQRYRNVPPVFSINDEDDDSRSDSLRRDFTDSDSLEEIVEVQSFLKEQNIVDNFPCQEVLLNGYMHDSYLVVTETHLIVLRDIPNKRGAAKVMSRRPLSTIVKITAKKRHPELITFKYGIPDGDNLLIKDMDRFLIPNASVATKVVSNQIVQQLDNKAQ, encoded by the exons ATGGCAGGTGACGAGGACGACAGTACTTG GTTGATTGAATTGGAGTCAGCTCTTTTGGATGGATGTTCAGCACAGGAGATTAATGTGCTTACAAAAGGCAAAAAGATCCCTGAAAGTTTACGACCTGATGTCTGGCTTCTATGTCTAAGTTGCCAAGAAGCAGGTAATCAGCTGTTATCctttgatgaaatatttgatttaaccAATCAGAATGAACTTCGCGATGATGTCAAGAAGTTTGTTAAACGACTTggaaatgatgatgatgacaaatTATCAGTTATTTCTGATATAGAatctataataacattttactgtaAGTCAAAATCTATTAATTATAGTGCAAATAATGGTTGGATTGAAATTTTGTTGCCACTGTTAAGTTTGAAATTACCAAGGTCAGAcacatacaatttatttgagaaaatcttaaaattgtacATTCCAAAAGGCTGTGTAAAAAATGGTGTGCCATTCCACATACTTCGATTAATTCTGCAATACCATGATCCAGAGCTCTGTTCATTTTTGGACACAAAACGCATCACTCCAGAACAGTATTGTTTGCCGTGGCTGAGGTCTCTTTTTGCTGGTACATGCACTCTAGAAGTAGTACTTTTTATGTGggatttatattttcaaaggtCTGAcccattttttatattcttccTTTGCCTAATTATGATTGTTAATGCTCGAGAACAATTGTTGCAAATGAAGAATGAAGACAAAGAATCAATTATTCAAACTTTAATTGAAATGCCAGGGGACCTAGAAGCAAATGATGTTTCTGATTTTTGTTCACTTGCACATTACTACTCACTCAAAACTCCTCAGTCATTCCGTGAAGATGTGTTAGAAGTGTTATTCTCTGATAGTCTACTAGAAATTAATTCAAAACTCTATTCCCAAGCATTATGTCTTCCTGTGGCCGTCCATGAATTAATTGAAAGTGCTACACTTGACTCATCAAATGGCGACAGTGTGAAATTTTTCCTGGTAGATTGTAGACCAGCTGAACAATACAATGCTGGTCACTTATCAACAGCATTTCATCTTGACTGCAACTTGATGCTGCAAGAACCTTCTGCCTTTAATACAGCTGTTCAAGGATTGCTGAATGCTCAGAGACAAGCCTTAGCTGCAGGCTCTCTGGCAGCAGGAGAACATTTATGTTTTGTTGGTTCAGGAAGAACTGAGGAAGATAGTTATGCACACATGGTGGTAGCATCATTTTTAAAAAGGAATACTAAGCATGTTTCTATGTTGGAGGGAGGTTTTGTAGCAATACATGACTATTTTGGGCCTCACATGACTGATTGCTTGGAAGAACATAATCCATCCACCTGTCTAGTATGTGcaccaaataataataatgaggGAGCAGAAACACATCAGACTAAGATCAGAGATAATATGCCAGCCAAGCAATTGTTTAGTAAACTGTCTTCAGCAATGAAAGCAAAGAGTCAAGAAGTAAAAGGGAAGCTAATAGAATACATTGTTAATCCCAACTCCAATTACAATAATGGAGAATGGCATGTATCAGCTGGAGACAGGAAGGAACAGAGATACAGAAATGTTCCTCCAGTATTCAGCATCAATGACGAAGATGATGACTCCAGGTCGGATAGTTTGCGTCGAGATTTCACAGATTCCGATTCATTAGAAGAAATTGTGGAAGTACAGTCCTTCCTTaaggaacaaaatattgttgataACTTCCCATGTCAAGAAGTATTGCTTAATGGCTATATGCATGATTCCTACCTAGTTGTTACTGAAACCCATCTTATTGTATTACGCGACATTCCAAATAAAAGAGGAGCTGCGAAGGTTATGTCTAGAAGACCTTTGTCCACAATCGTTAAAATAACGGCAAAAAAGAGACATCCggaattaataacatttaaatacggAATACCTGATGGAGACAACCTACTGATAAAAGATATGGATCGTTTTCTTATTCCTAATGCTTCTGTGGCAACAAAAGTGGTTTCAAATCAAATTGTTCAACAGTTAGATAATAAAGCGCAATAA
- the LOC142975259 gene encoding brachyurin-like, with product MRYLLVLFLIQSAWVHNNAEELRSWHLEVGIKHAENIYRIEQSLNSRIVGGTIAPINNHPYLAGLLIDLGFGSTSACGGSILTNTRVLTAAHCWYDGRLQARQITVVLGSPFLFHGGIRMAIRRLAVHPGYDSRTFANDIAMLHLPAQVPFNNAIQPIALPFGSLLNIDLTGQWARAAGYGRYSDLTLPTTNTVTRNVMLQVMSNAQCQSVFGDVVLDSNICTHGNGGVGICQGDSGGPLTITVHGREVLIGVSSFVARDGCELQFPSAFARVTSFMDWIRMHL from the coding sequence ATGCGCTACCTTCTAGTACTGTTTTTAATTCAGTCCGCTTGGGTGCATAATAATGCAGAAGAATTAAGAAGCTGGCATCTAGAAGTCGGAATTAAACATGCGGAAAATATATATCGCATAGAACAAAGCTTGAACAGCCGGATTGTCGGAGGAACAATAGCCCCGATCAATAATCACCCATATCTCGCCGGGTTACTCATTGATCTGGGATTTGGGTCCACTTCTGCCTGTGGAGGCTCAATATTAACTAATACAAGAGTTTTAACAGCCGCACATTGCTGGTATGATGGAAGACTTCAAGCTAGACAGATCACCGTTGTTCTCGGCTCACCTTTCTTGTTCCATGGAGGAATAAGGATGGCTATTAGGCGGTTGGCTGTGCATCCAGGCTATGATTCGAGAACTTTCGCTAATGATATCGCAATGCTTCATTTGCCGGCACAGGTACCTTTCAACAACGCTATTCAGCCGATAGCATTACCTTTTGGATCTCTTCTTAACATAGACCTAACTGGACAATGGGCAAGAGCTGCGGGCTACGGGAGGTATTCTGATTTAACTTTGCCTACGACCAATACGGTAACGAGAAATGTCATGCTCCAAGTGATGTCAAATGCTCAATGCCAATCAGTGTTCGGTGATGTAGTGCTGGACTCAAATATTTGCACACATGGTAACGGTGGTGTTGGGATTTGCCAAGGTGACTCAGGTGGACCACTCACGATCACCGTTCATGGGCGTGAAGTCTTAATCGGCGTCAGCTCATTCGTCGCACGAGATGGCTGCGAACTACAGTTCCCGTCAGCTTTTGCAAGAGTAACCTCATTCATGGACTGGATACGGATGCACCTGTAA
- the alc gene encoding 5'-AMP-activated protein kinase subunit beta-1, giving the protein MGNAGSNVTKEFHRDAVAKAPDAGPSSPAKEGEAFTFDKKVDDDHGGRDDENNIEDGAPYYTKAVPESDVEYSGTRERSNTLTEGSKIVDDVKVLPTVFKWEGGGKQVFISGTFTDWKTIPMVKSHGDFVTIIDLPEGEHQYKYFVDGEWRHDPTMKLVDNGMGSKNNLVTVKMSDFEVFQALAKDSEGVHSSAQTEYSQEIPQSKPWEKVSGPPILPPHLLQVILNKDTPLSCEPTLLPEPNHVMLNHLYALSIKDGVMVLSATHRYRKKYVTTLLYKPI; this is encoded by the exons ATGGGAAACGCGGGGAGTAATGTTACTAAAGAATTTCATAGAGATGCGGTAGCTAAAGCCCCGGACGCGGGGCCTTCGTCTCCAGCCAAGGAAGGAGAAGCGTTTACGTTTGATAAAAAAGTTGATGATGACCATGGTGGTCGAGATGACGAAAATAACATTGAAGATGGTGCTCCATATTACACAAAAGCGGTTCCTGAAAGCGACGTTGAGTATAGTGGCACTCGTGAGAGATCAAATACTCTAACTGAAGGTAGTAAAATAGTAGATGATGTAAAAGTTTTACCCACTGTTTTCAAATGGGAAGGAGGCGGAAAACAA GTTTTTATTAGTGGAACTTTTACCGATTGGAAAACAATACCCATGGTCAAGTCCCATGGGGACTTTGTGACAATAATTGATTTACCTGAAGGTGAACACcaatataagtattttgttgATGGTGAATGGAGACATGATCCCACCATG aaactaGTTGACAATGGAATGGGTagcaaaaataatttggttACTGTGAAAATGTCTGACTTTGAAGTTTTTCAAGCCCTTGCAAAGGATAGTGAAGGGGTCCACAGTAGTGCACAAACAGAATATTCCCAg gaaataCCACAATCAAAACCTTGGGAGAAAGTGTCTGGCCCACCTATTTTACCACCACATTTATTgcaagttatattaaataaagataCACCATTGtca TGTGAACCTACATTGTTACCAGAACCAAATCACGTGATGTTAAATCACCTGTATGCCTTGTCTATAAAGGATGGAGTCATGGTGCTATCAGCTACTCACAGATACAGAAAGAAGTATGTCACAACATTGCTCTATAAGCccatttaa
- the senju gene encoding UDP-galactose transporter senju isoform X2, protein MKQFSSLFPNKEAFIIFALYIILFVFQGVFVTASKTENGGYDYNTTLVVFLSEVLKLTASALIYTYKKDKKPQLITAICIHYKLLLLYFIPSLLYCFYNNLAFINLSHYDPTSYYILLQFRVVLTALLFQCLFKKNLTYMQWVSLGILTLGCMIKNFDAASIQSKGDTDLWSQLFNIYFLSINFQNFCSCLAGTYNEYLLKNQGSDVDIFLQNVFMYLDSVICNFFILMFKGELGTIVDDFEALGDIFVLLIIVNSAVVGIVTSFFLKNLNSILKTYASALELVITAVVCYMLFNIVITGFTVLSICLVSIAVAMYFKNPVSNVNPNITDSKDKEPLLEVTSK, encoded by the exons ATGAAACAATTCTCTAGCTTGTTTCCCAATAAAGaggcttttattattttcgctTTGTACATTATACTCTTCGTATTTCAAG GTGTGTTTGTAACAGCATCTAAGACAGAAAATGGCGGCTATGACTACAATACCACTCTTGTGGTATTTTTATCAGAAGTGCTCAAGCTTACTGCATCGGCATTAATTTACACATATAAAAAGGA CAAAAAACCACAGTTAATTACAGCAATATGTATACACTACAAACTGCTGCTGCTGTACTTCATTCCGTCATTGCTATACTGTTTCTACAACAACCTGGCATTCATAAACTTGTCACATTATGATCCCACTTCTTACTACATATTGCTACAGTTCAGGGTGGTTTTAACAGCACTACTATTTCAG tGTTTGTTCAAGAAAAATTTAACATACATGCAATGGGTATCACTAGGAATCTTAACACTTGGATGTATGATCAAGAATTTCGATGCAGCATCAATTCAATCCAAAGGCGACACTGACTTGTGGTCacaactatttaatatttacttccTGTCAATTAATTTCCAAAATTTCTGCTCATGTCTCGCCGGAACATATAACGAATATTTACTGAAGAATCAAGGCTCCGACGTCGACATATTCTTACAAAACGTTTTCATGTACTTAGATTCTGTTATATGTAACTTTTTCATATTAATGTTCAAGGGTGAACTGGGCACGATTGTTGACGATTTCGAAGCTTTAGGTGACATCTTCGTGCTCCTTATTATAGTGAACAGTGCTGTAGTAGGTATAGTAACAAGCTTCTTCTTGAAGAACTTAAActctattttaaaaacttatgcAAGTGCATTAGAGTTGGTTATAACAGCTGTAGTGTGTTATATGTTATTCAATATTGTGATTACAGGATTTACAGTGTTATCTATTTGTCTAGTCAGTATTGCAGTCGCAATGTATTTCAAAAACCCGGTCAGTAATGTTAATCCGAATATAACAGATTCTAAGGATAAGGAACCACTTTTGGAAGTTACTTCTAAGTAG